The Stomoxys calcitrans chromosome 3, idStoCalc2.1, whole genome shotgun sequence genome includes a region encoding these proteins:
- the LOC131996241 gene encoding uncharacterized protein LOC131996241 — protein sequence MNNDITTGQPQNDNGCILCPNPPDSNMLSCMECKRVFHKICLKNANRTNQLCPDCADRRPPSPTHSIRSHSSAVSRQSHARSIQLQLQRLEEERNLNLEFLNKKYDLLQEAATVNENSSTSSQSVQNWVNQLPNHDQQAESALMSTNNNGVHAQSTHLFEETSYLDMPNSSAERNSNSETTRGTGQNKVTTGSATQLPPNSTNLCSAACNIATSTIGNTAPIAAVSATTNSGDQRYLHTQTASLNPNAVTFINLPKNSYFNTATQLPPSVASAPRQNYPENTQSFIYQAPISSTMRPQTNSFNSTSQFHNSNLLQQSSINARQSVPKELPIFSGHAEDWPLFISTFEWSTSTCCFSEAENLIRLQKSLKGEALYSVQHLLIHPSNVSAVIDILRMLYGQPEKILNSIKERINSSPKVDENNLQTLTHFAINVRSLIATIKAGNLPDEINNSFLLQQLLQKLPSSYQMQWATIKQQLMIQNKKPNLSAFDSWLFSVGLTASTITTDPISNNRDKNRHTKSSSFNNNKTTTSKRAFIYSHSDDKKCIVCNNKNCRAVSDCPTYQSLERSEKWNVVRTKKLCKYCLGVHMGECRKKKKCGEEGCEYYHHSSLHRYTSPSPPVGSKQTSNQNMTNSSNERDVIHNSHNNMLTNILFKIVPITIYGNNKSIETYAFIDEGSSVSLMDNSIASDLKVDGVASPLCLKWTGGNSKTRVSLNVCTVESLSLPVQSLNYKLLAQRYRHLRNLPVKSYVNAEPKLLIGLNHLNLGISNKIREGASNEPVAVRTKLGWLIYGTTSEPDHTSKPFNFQVCNCTASDEKLDELVRSFYTLESIGICTKDPLKSEDESRALNLLSKYMKQKASGNYEVPLLWKFDCVELPNSFDMAIKRLTCLEGKLKRNFDLLNIFRDTISKYLSKGYIRRLDEKDIRRNDGKVWYLPIFAVFNKNKPGKSRVVWDAAARVGEFSLNSFLLKGPDMLTSLPSILFKFRQKKVAVCGDIEEMFHQIHIRAEDRDVQRFLWRDCNQERAPDVYIMDVMIFGATCAPSISQYVKNYNADKFLEEFPLAAKAIKQNHYVDDLLCSIDTAEEAIKLVKDVCFVHRQAGFNIRNWVSNSREVRNAFASTLSEKVKCINFKAENSVEKVLGVFWEHDEDVITFKIASWLLEGELLSTKKAPTKREMLRLVMSIYDPLGLIGHIVMFVKVLMQEVWRSKSGWDEPIHHELAAKWSHWLRILPDIENLKIERCYLKTFHNYEGVNVQLHTFVDASKDGYAAVCYLRLKKNADVVCSLVTAKTRVAPIKITSVPRLELMAALIGARLAKFVLDNHEIGISKKYFWSDSKTVLSWINSDHRKYNQFVAFRVTEILELSSISDWNWVPSRENVADDATKWSKIPNFSDSSRWFHGPAFLFQPEEMWPQKTGFSGNTEEERIHTSYPINKYEPILNELRFSKWNRLVRAIAYVVKFITICRKNEPRCQGLTLDYLKRAEHIIYKQVQSVTYSAEIAALNTKSPVPKSSEIFSKTPYLEEGLLRVDGRIDLANVTFDQKRPIILPRKHYVTKLIILHYHEKFHHMHHETVVNELRQKYAISKLRTTVKTIFRSCQFCKITKVVPNPPQMAKLPRARVAAYASPFSYTGVDFFGPILVSVNRHKEKRYGCLFTCLTIRAVHIEIAHSLTTSSCILAIRNFMARRGTPHEFYSDNGTNFIGAERELREALAEVNKNELLETFTTANTKWNFNPPASPHMGGAWERLVRSIKMVLYKIMPSRHPTDELLLSMLIEVENVINSRPLAYVPIEEHMAEALTPNHFLVGSSNGLKPLTTVYDSGTLLRQSWLISQQYGNIFWKKWLAEYLPSLTCRTKWHEKSKALCQGDLVIIVDPSLPRNVWLRGKVLETRLAPDGQVRSAKILTCRGVMERPATKLAILDVAAQTKSDVEEASCHTPGGMLTPISKMP from the exons ATGAATAACGACATTACAACGGGTCAACCACAAAATGATAATGGTTGCATCCTATGTCCAAATCCCCCTGACTCAAACATGTTATCTTGCATGGAATGCAAAAGagtatttcataaaatttgccTTAAAAATGCCAATAGAACGAATCAACTCTGTCCAGACTGTGCAGACCGCAGGCCACCTTCGCCTACCCATAGTATCCGAAGCCATTCCTCTGCTGTCTCGCGCCAATCTCATGCACGTAGCATTCAACTACAACTACAGCGTCTTGAAGAAGAGAGAAATCTCAATTTAgaatttctaaacaaaaaatatgaccTTCTGCAGGAAGCTGCAACCGTAAATGAAAATTCATCAACTAGTTCTCAATCGGTCCAAAACTGGGTCAATCAACTTCCCAATCATGACCAGCAAGCCGAATCAGCCTTAATGTCTACCAACAACAATGGTGTACATGCGCAGTCCACACATTTGTTTGAAGAAACGTCTTACTTGGATATGCCTAATAGTTCAGCAGAACGAAACTCCAATAGTGAAACCACTCGTGGTACGGGACAAAATAAAGTAACAACTGGCAGTGCTACCCAATTACCGCCCAATTCTACTAACCTGTGCTCAGCAGCTTGTAACATTGCAACTTCAACGATAGGCAATACTGCACCGATTGCTGCAGTGTCAGCCACCACCAATAGTGGAGATCAAAGATATTTGCATACGCAGACTGCTTCGCTTAATCCCAATGCGGTAACTTTCATAAATTTACccaaaaattcttattttaacACTGCAACACAACTTCCACCATCTGTTGCAAGTGCACCCCGCCAGAATTATCCCGAAAATACACAATCTTTTATTTATCAAGCACCCATTTCATCTACAATGCGCCCCCAAACGAACAGTTTCAATAGCACATCCCAATTTCATAATAGCAATCTACTGCAACAAAGCAGCATCAATGCTAGACAATCTGTTCCCAAGGAACTGCCAATATTTTCCGGGCACGCCGAAGACTGGCCATTATTTATTTCCACTTTCGAATGGTCCACCTCAACTTGCTGCTTTTCGGAGGCCGAGAACTTAATTCGTCTCCAAAAGTCTTTAAAAGGTGAAGCACTTTATAGTGTACAGCATTTGCTTATCCATCCATCAAATGTCTCTGCCGTCATCGATATTCTTCGAATGCTCTACGGCCAACCCGAAAAGATATTGAACTCTATAAAAGAAAGAATAAATTCATCGCCAAAGGTAGATGAAAACAATTTGCAAACACTGACTCACTTTGCGATAAACGTCCGTAGTCTAATCGCCACTATTAAAGCCGGCAACTTGCCAGATGAGATAAATAATTCTTTTTTACTTCAACAATTACTGCAAAAACTCCCATCTTCGTATCAAATGCAGTGGGCAACCATAAAACAGCAGCTTATGATTCAAAACAAGAAACCAAACTTATCTGCGTTTGACAGTTGGTTATTCAGTGTTGGATTAACAGCCAGTACAATAACAACTGATCCCATTTCTAACAATCGAGATAAAAATCGTCATACTAAAAGCAGCAGcttcaataacaacaaaacaactaCAAGTAAGAGAGCATTTATCTACTCTCATAGTGATGATAAAAAGTGCATTGTATGCAACAATAAAAACTGCAGAGCTGTGAGTGACTGTCCAACATATCAGTCGTTGGAACGCAGTGAAAAATGGAACGTGGTGAGAACCAAGAAGCTTTGCAAATACTGTTTGGGTGTGCATATGGGAGAATGCAGGAAAAAGAAAAAGTGCGGCGAGGAAGGCTGTGAGTACTATCACCATTCTTCCCTACATCGATATACGTCACCTTCACCACCTGTTGGAAGCAAACAAACGTCAAATCAAAATATGACAAACAGTTCAAATGAAAGAGACGTGATACATAATTCCCACAATAATatgttgacaaatattttgtttaaaattgtgCCAATTACTATATATGGAAATAATAAAAGCATCGAAACCTATGCGTTTATTGATGAGGGTTCGTCGGTCAGCCTTATGGATAATTCAATTGCCAGTGATCTAAAAGTTGATGGTGTGGCTAGCCCCCTGTGTTTGAAATGGACGGGAG ggaacaGCAAAACCCGTGTGTCTTTAAACGTATGTACAGTGGAATCATTAAGTTTACCAGTGCAATCTTTGAACTACAAATTGTTAGCGCAGCGTTATCGCCATCTCCGAAATTTGCCTGTTAAAAGTTATGTGAACGCTGAGCCAAAACTACTTATTGGATTAAATCATCTTAATTTGGGTATTTCCAACAAGATTCGTGAAGGTGCCTCCAATGAGCCTGTTGCTGTCCGAACGAAACTGGGATGGCTCATATACGGCACAACATCCGAACCAGATCATACAAGTAAGCCATTTAATTTTCAAGTATGTAATTGTACAGCTAGCGATGAAAAATTAGATGAGTTAgtaagaagtttttacacaCTCGAGAGCATTGGGATATGTACAAAAGACCCTCTTAAATCTGAAGATGAGAGTCGAGCATTAAACTTATTAAGCAAATACATGAAGCAAAAGGCAAGTGGTAATTATGAGGTTCCATTATTATGGAAGTTTGATTGTGTCGAACTGCCAAACAGTTTTGATATGGCTATAAAGCGGTTAACTTGCCTCGAAGGGAAGTTAAAACGAAACTTTGATctcttaaacatttttcgagaTACAATTTCTAAATACCTATCTAAAGGCTACATACGTAGACTTGATGAAAAAGACATCAGGCGCAACGACGGAAAAGTTTGGTATTTACCAATTTTTGCCGTCTTTAATAAGAATAAGCCTGGTAAATCGCGTGTGGTGTGGGACGCGGCTGCCAGGGTTGGTGAATTTTCGTTGAACTCGTTTCTGCTTAAGGGGCCTGATATGTTGACATCATTGCCAtcaattctttttaaatttcggcaaaagaaAGTGGCAGTATGTGGAGACATCGAAGAGATGTTTCATCAAATTCACATCAGAGCAGAAGATCGTGATGTGCAACGGTTTCTTTGGAGGGATTGTAACCAGGAGAGAGCGCCAGATGTGTACATAATGGACGTCATGATATTTGGTGCCACATGCGCTCCCAGCATATCGCAGTATGTGAAGAATTACAATGCTGACAAATTTCTGGAAGAGTTTCCCCTTGCTGCAAAGGCAATCAAACAAAATCATTATGTGGATGATTTGCTATGTTCTATTGATACGGCTGAGGAggcaataaaattggttaaagATGTGTGCTTTGTACATCGCCAAGCTGGTTTCAATATAAGAAACTGGGTGTCCAATAGCAGGGAGGTTAGGAATGCATTTGCATCTACTCTTTCGGAGAAAGTTAAATGCATAAATTTTAAAGCCGAAAACAGTGTTGAGAAAGTACTGGGCGTTTTTTGGGAGCATGATGAGGATGTTATAACATTTAAAATAGCATCATGGCTTCTGGAGGGTGAATTATTGTCAACCAAAAAAGCTCCAACTAAGCGAGAAATGCTTAGACTAGTAATGTCCATTTACGACCCCCTGGGACTAATTGGACACATAGTTATGTTCGTGAAGGTTCTCATGCAAGAAGTTTGGAGGTCCAAATCGGGGTGGGATGAACCAATCCATCACGAATTGGCGGCAAAATGGAGTCACTGGTTACGAATTTTGCCAGACATCGAAAACCTCAAAATAGAAAGATGCTATCTAAAAACTTTTCATAATTATGAAGGCGTTAATGTCCAGCTGCATACCTTTGTGGATGCCAGCAAGGACGGTTATGCTGCTGTATGTTATTTAAGACTGAAGAAAAATGCCGATGTGGTTTGTTCGTTAGTGACTGCCAAAACCAGAGTTGCCCCAATTAAAATAACGTCAGTGCCTAGGCTTGAACTTATGGCAGCTTTAATAGGAGCGCGTCTAGCGAAGTTTGTGCTGGATAATCACGAAATTggaatttctaaaaaatatttttggagcGATTCGAAGACAGTTTTGAGTTGGATCAACTCTGACCATCGCAAATATAACCAGTTTGTTGCATTTCGGGTTACGGAAATCCTGGAACTCTCATCAATCAGCGATTGGAATTGGGTTCCAAGTAGAGAGAATGTGGCCGATGATGCCACAAAATGGtcgaaaattccaaatttttccgATTCTAGTAGGTGGTTCCATGGACCAGCTTTTTTGTTCCAACCTGAAGAAATGTGGCCCCAAAAGACGGGTTTTAGTGGTAATACAGAGGAGGAACGAATACATACCTCGTACCCAATAAATAAATACGAGCCCATTTTAAATGAGCTGCGATTTTCGAAATGGAATCGGCTGGTGAGAGCTATTGCTTATGTGGTCAAATTTATTACTATTTGTCGAAAAAATGAGCCCAGATGCCAAGGATTAACACTGGATTATTTaaagagagcggagcatataaTATATAAACAGGTGCAATCTGTGACTTACTCAGCTGAAATTGCTGCCCTGAATACAAAGTCTCCTGTGCCAAAATccagcgaaattttttcaaaaacaccctATTTGGAGGAAGGGCTTTTACGAGTTGATGGCAGAATAGATTTGGCAAATGTTACATTTGACCAAAAGCGTCCAATAATATTGCCCAGAAAACATTATGTTACCAAATTAATAATTCTTCATTATCacgaaaaatttcatcatatgCATCATGAAACAGTTGTGAATGAGCTGAGGCAAAAGTATGCCATCTCGAAACTTCGCACCACTGTAAAGACTATTTTTCGTTCCTGTCAATTCTGTAAAATCACCAAGGTGGTGCCTAACCCCCCTCAGATGGCAAAGTTACCTCGAGCTCGTGTAGCTGCTTATGCATCTCCATTCTCTTATACTGGAGTAGACTTCTTTGGGCCCATATTGGTCAGTGTGAATCGCCACAAAGAGAAACGATATGGCTGTTTGTTTACGTGCCTCACTATAAGGGCCGTTCATATTGAGATTGCACATTCTCTTACgacaagctcttgtattttggctATTCGCAATTTTATGGCGCGTAGAGGTACACCGCATGAGTTCTATAGCGACAATGGAACTAATTTTATTGGAGCAGAGAGGGAACTAAGAGAGGCGCTAGCAGAGGTTAACAAAAACGAATTACTCGAAACTTTTACAACTGCCAACACCAAATGGAATTTTAATCCTCCTGCTTCACCCCACATGGGAGGCGCCTGGGAGCGTTTAGTTCGCTCAATCAAAATGGTTTTGTATAAGATCATGCCCTCAAGGCACCCTACTGATGAGCTACTTTTGAGCATGTTAATCGAGGTGGAAAATGTGATAAATTCGAGGCCGCTCGCATATGTTCCAATTGAAGAACATATGGCAGAAGCTTTAACCCCGAATCATTTTCTTGTGGGAAGCTCCAATGGGCTAAAACCCTTAACTACAGTTTACGACAGTGGAACCTTATTGAGACAGAGCTGGCTTATTTCTCAACAATATGGCAACATATTTTGGAAGAAGTGGCTGGCCGAATATTTACCATCGCTTACTTGTAGGACAAAATGGCACGAGAAATCAAAGGCATTATGTCAGGGGGATTTAGTTATCATTGTAGACCCTTCTTTACCTAGAAATGTCTGGCTGCGAGGCAAAGTACTTGAAACGAGGTTGGCACCAGATGGTCAGGTCCGCAGCGCAAAAATATTGACATGTCGAGGCGTAATGGAGAGACCTGCAACGAAGCTGGCAATTTTGGATGTTGCTGCTCAAACTAAGTCTGACGTAGAAGAAGCTTCTTGTCATACTCCGGGGGGAATGTTGACGCCAATCTCAAAAATgccttaa